In one Candidatus Hydrogenedentota bacterium genomic region, the following are encoded:
- a CDS encoding DUF1080 domain-containing protein, translating to MSHKAIAATLVLLISLGLGCATSGTTGAWITLFDGKTLNGWIQKNGLATYRVEDGTIVGRSEKNSPNSFLCTEKDYGDFELMFDVKLFNPELNSGVQIRSQTKAPEGGEKFGRVNGPQVEIAAGGADGSDSGYVYGEACGGWMSPDGTRDLHKAFKVGEWNSYRVVAQGPRIQTWINGQQIEDLVDEAKLASHPKGFIGLQVHGVGDKGPYEVAWRNIKIKPL from the coding sequence ATGAGTCACAAAGCGATAGCCGCTACACTCGTATTGCTCATCTCTCTTGGCCTGGGCTGCGCGACCTCAGGCACGACCGGCGCCTGGATTACTTTGTTCGACGGCAAAACCTTGAACGGGTGGATTCAGAAGAACGGCCTGGCAACGTACCGCGTCGAAGACGGGACGATCGTGGGCCGATCCGAGAAGAACAGCCCGAATTCGTTCCTGTGCACCGAGAAGGACTACGGCGACTTCGAGCTGATGTTCGACGTAAAACTGTTCAACCCCGAACTCAATTCCGGCGTGCAAATTCGCTCGCAGACCAAAGCGCCGGAAGGCGGCGAGAAATTCGGACGCGTGAACGGCCCGCAGGTGGAAATCGCCGCGGGCGGTGCGGACGGCTCCGATTCCGGCTACGTTTACGGCGAAGCGTGCGGCGGATGGATGTCGCCGGACGGCACGCGCGATCTGCACAAGGCCTTCAAAGTAGGCGAATGGAACAGCTACCGCGTCGTCGCGCAGGGCCCGCGCATCCAAACCTGGATTAACGGCCAGCAGATAGAAGACCTCGTCGACGAAGCGAAACTCGCGTCGCACCCGAAAGGCTTCATCGGCCTCCAGGTCCACGGCGTCGGCGACAAGGGGCCCTACGAAGTCGCCTGGCGCAACATCAAAATTAAACCGTTATAG